One window of Amaranthus tricolor cultivar Red isolate AtriRed21 chromosome 13, ASM2621246v1, whole genome shotgun sequence genomic DNA carries:
- the LOC130798198 gene encoding uncharacterized protein LOC130798198 — protein sequence MDSINVEKIQALKRYKQQQFTKTLLFYSILGLSFSIFCTSPFWFPPLYSCINKIIYIYIPRIVSFFFNVTSIFILGNLIVIFLLGESKIQTSEDSSMVRPIIQQVKSRKRHIREDILPKMDCKIEEQEVVLKLESREEEIKELSQVEEKELENIIMEDNYEEELIVNLSTEELNKRADDFIARVNKQIRLEADREVLSCC from the coding sequence ATGGATTCAATCAATGTAGAAAAAATTCAAGCCCTAAAAagatacaaacaacaacaattcacaaAAACCCTATTGTTTTATTCCATATTAGGTTTATCATTTAGTATATTTTGTACAAGCCCATTTTGGTTTCCTCCTTTATATTCatgtataaataaaatcatttatatttatattccaAGAATAGTATCATTTTTCTTCAATGTAACATCTATTTTCATACTTGGGAATCTTATTGTAATATTTCTCTTGGGAGAGtcaaaaattcaaacttcagaAGATTCATCAATGGTTCGGCCAATAATCCAGCAAGTCAAAAGCCGAAAGCGACATATAAGGGAAGACATATTGCCAAAAATGGATTGCAAAATAGAGGAACAAGAAGTAGTACTTAAATTAGAAAGTAGAGAAGAAGAGATAAAAGAATTGAGCCAAGTTGAAGAGAAAGAGTTGGAGAATATAATAATGGAGGATAATTATGAAGaagaattaattgttaatttatcAACAGAAGAATTAAATAAAAGGGCAGATGATTTTATTGCTAGAGTGAATAAACAAATTAGGCTTGAAGCTGATCGTGAGGTACTTAGTTGTTGTTGA